From Chryseobacterium camelliae:
TTCTTAAACTGCCGTATTTTTAAGATTCCGTAGAGCAGCCTCACTGAAAAACAGAGAGAAACCAGGCCCAGAACTGAAAAAGCAATTCTAAAATAAATGTCGTCATTATTTATGGTTTTAGCGGTATTAAAATTACTGATCCTGTCCATCATCAGGTATAGATCATTGCTGACCTCTACGGTAAAGTCATCCACCTTAATGAAGGGAAGCAGTATGGACAAAACCGTTGCAGACAATAAGTAAAACCTGTTGTAATGATGGAAGGTCTTATCTTTTAAAGACAACCGATAGTACAAAAATGTTACACCGGAACATACAATCATTTTTATAAAGTACAGACTTACGGCTTCCATAATCAGTCTTTGTTTTTAAGTTCATTAAGGAGAAGTTCAAGATCTTCCACGGTCATTTCATTTTTCTCAACCAGGAAAGAGACGGCACTCTTATAAGATCCTTTGAAATAATTTTTAACCAGGCTTTTCATGGTTTTCCCGGAGTATTGTTCTTTTGAGATCAGCGGGAAATATTCATGTTGGCGCCCGTGCACCTGATAATCAACGAATTCTTTATCCTTCAGCACCTTAAGAATCGTAGATACGGTATTGGTATGCGGCTTAGGCTCAGGGAAAAGTTCAAGCAGGTCTTTCAGGAACCCTCTTTCAATCTTCCACAAATACTGCATTACCTGTTCTTCCGCTTTTGTCAATGTCTGAATTTTCATATCTCTTTTTTTAGTATGACTATGCCTTTCAGGCTATATCACTAATTAAATAGTTATACAAATGTATAAATAAATCTGATTCAAACAACTATTTTTTTAGTGATAAACAAATTTTTTAAATAATATATTGATTATCAAATAAATAAATTTCATTTATTTGAATTTATTTATGTTCGATGAAAGAGAGAATGCTCATTAGGCAGCAGCAAGCAACGTGTAATTTCTTTACAATATCAGATAATCCCGGACACAAACTGGTTTAATTTGAGTCCGGGATACAGTAATTCTTTCTATCAGTTGAATT
This genomic window contains:
- a CDS encoding BlaI/MecI/CopY family transcriptional regulator; this translates as MKIQTLTKAEEQVMQYLWKIERGFLKDLLELFPEPKPHTNTVSTILKVLKDKEFVDYQVHGRQHEYFPLISKEQYSGKTMKSLVKNYFKGSYKSAVSFLVEKNEMTVEDLELLLNELKNKD